From the genome of Neisseria lisongii, one region includes:
- a CDS encoding lipoprotein, whose translation MSAMKKYLPFLLTLAALTGCQSVYIPTLKQVPIGLPNIETAVAPAGGFQLAQSHWGDVSKIRDEATRLAIQVDSGKLTKVQAAQYLNRFRIQLVGRNNVDDSMYEVYLRSAVDSQRGEITTEQSKLYIQNALKGWQLRWPNMGSKPTNPAFTNFLMEVMNMTPLK comes from the coding sequence ATGTCGGCTATGAAAAAATATCTTCCTTTTTTATTGACGCTGGCAGCCTTAACCGGCTGTCAATCAGTTTATATTCCCACGCTGAAACAAGTGCCGATCGGTTTGCCGAATATTGAAACGGCGGTTGCGCCTGCTGGCGGCTTCCAGTTGGCACAGAGCCATTGGGGCGATGTTTCCAAAATTCGTGACGAAGCCACCCGTTTGGCAATTCAGGTGGATTCAGGCAAACTGACCAAGGTTCAGGCGGCGCAGTATTTAAACCGCTTCCGTATCCAACTGGTCGGCCGCAATAATGTGGATGACAGCATGTATGAAGTGTATCTGCGTTCGGCGGTGGACAGCCAGCGTGGCGAAATTACAACCGAGCAGTCTAAACTGTATATTCAAAATGCCTTGAAAGGCTGGCAGTTGCGTTGGCCGAATATGGGCAGCAAGCCGACCAATCCGGCGTTCACCAACTTCCTGATGGAAGTGATGAATATGACACCGTTGAAATAA